A window of Apium graveolens cultivar Ventura chromosome 8, ASM990537v1, whole genome shotgun sequence contains these coding sequences:
- the LOC141677312 gene encoding pentatricopeptide repeat-containing protein At3g26630, chloroplastic — MVACLTCFPESLPRQNTNLINSPIIFSSDDAISLIHTCQDFKHLKQIHGKLIYTGLSQDQGVVTNLLRYCSSYGKMEYARHVFDKMSSRPMTFMWNVMIRGFSVNGRGNEAVGFYNRMVREGVEFDKFTFPFVVKACEGLEKGKEVHMMAVKCGFDRDLYFQNCLMDFYFKFGEVCYGRKVFDKMRVRNVVSWTTVIAGYVVCKELDVARGLFEEMPVRNVVSWTVIIDGCARNGRPQEAFDLFWRMQLENVKPNEFTLVSLLIACTELGSLKLGTWVHEFALKCGFKVGTYLGTALIDMYSKCGSLEDAKKVFNEMEMKSLATWNSMITSLGVHGCGEEALSLFTDMEMANVHPDAITFVGVLSACINLNDVETGGKLFDYMKERYGIKPIQEHYSCMLELHNRESMIEEAYMIE, encoded by the coding sequence ATGGTGGCATGTCTCACATGTTTTCCAGAATCGTTACCTAGACAAAACACAAACTTAATCAACTCTCCTATAATCTTTAGTTCTGATGATGCTATTTCTTTAATTCACACATGTCAAGACTTTAAACACTTGAAACAGATTCATGGCAAGTTAATCTACACTGGTCTATCTCAAGACCAGGGAGTTGTGACTAATTTGCTGCGTTATTGCTCGTCTTATGGGAAAATGGAGTATGCACGCCatgtgtttgataaaatgtctagCAGACCGATGACCTTTATGTGGAATGTTATGATTAGGGGGTTTTCTGTAAATGGTAGGGGTAATGAGGCTGTCGGGTTTTATAATCGAATGGTGAGGGAAGGAGTGGAATTTGATAAGTTTACGTTTCCGTTTGTTGTGAAGGCGTGTGAGGGGTTGGAGAAAGGGAAAGAAGTGCATATGATGGCGGTGAAATGTGGGTTTGATCGAGATTtgtattttcagaattgtttGATGGATTTTTATTTTAAGTTCGGTGAGGTTTGTTATGGGAGGAAGGTTTTTGATAAGATGCGGGTGAGGAATGTGGTGTCGTGGACTACTGTGATTGCGGGGTATGTGGTTTGTAAGGAATTGGATGTGGCTAGGGGTTTGTTTGAGGAAATGCCGGTAAGGAATGTGGTTTCGTGGACGGTGATTATTGATGGGTGTGCGAGGAATGGGAGGCCGCAAGAGGCGTTTGATTTGTTTTGGAGAATGCAGTTAGAGAATGTGAAGCCGAATGAATTTACGTTGGTTAGTTTGTTGATAGCGTGTACGGAGTTGGGGAGCTTGAAGTTGGGTACTTGGGTTCATGAATTTGCTTTGAAGTGTGGTTTTAAAGTTGGAACTTATCTTGGCACTGCTCTTATAGACATGTATAGCAAATGTGGTAGTTTGGAGGATGCAAAAAAGGTGTTTAATGAAATGGAAATGAAAAGCTTAGCAACATGGAATTCGATGATTACTAGTTTGGGCGTCCATGGATGTGGAGAGGAAGCCCTTTCCTTGTTTACAGATATGGAGATGGCTAATGTACATCCGGATGCAATCACTTTCGTAGGTGTTTTAAGTGCATGTATAAATTTAAATGATGTAGAAACCGGTGGGAAGCTATTCGATTATATGAAGGAGCGTTATGGTATAAAACCCATTCAAGAACATTACTCTTGCATGCTTGAGTTACATAACCGTGAAAGCATGATAGAAGAAGCATATATGATTGAGTAA
- the LOC141677311 gene encoding somatic embryogenesis receptor kinase 1-like, with translation MVIDRLLLLICSVFCFILLLDQFSVVSATAEGDVLNELKDKLVDPNNVLQSWDAIADPCTWFHVTCNGEKGVTRVDLGNADLSGVLVPQLGQLSNLQYLELYGNISGRIPDELGNLTNLISLDLYQNKLNGSIPDTLKKLQKLQFLRLNNNTLTGSIPYSLTTILSLKLLDLSHNHLTGPIPVNGSFSLFTPISFDGNDLISPPVSPPSLLPPSSPQGVNIGIGAIAGGVAGGVVLLFAGSLIVLAWWSKTKRRDQFFNVPAEEDTEVHLGQLKRFPLRELQVATDNFSNKNILGRGGFGKVYKGRLADGTLVAVKRLKEERTQGGELQFQTEIEMISMAVHRNLLQLRGFCMTPTERLLVYPYMSNGSVASCLRERSESQPPVDWPTRQRIALGSARGLAYLHDHCNPKIIHRDVKAANILLDEEFEAVVGDFGLAKLMDNKDTHVTTAVRGTIGHIAPEYLSTGKSSEKTDCFGYGIMLLELITGRRAFDLARLANDDDVMLLGWVKGLLINKKLQSLVDANLQSNYVAEQVEELIQVALLCTQDSPDQRPKMSEVVKMLEGNGLAERWEKWQEEMFRQESNNTHNPFTPWTIADSTYNLRADELSEPR, from the exons ATGGTGATTGATCGGCTGCTTTTGTTGATTTGTTCTGTTTTCTGCTTCATTCTGCTGCTTGATCAGTTCTCAGTTGTTTCTGCCACTGCTGAAG GCGATGTTTTGAATGAACTAAAGGATAAATTAGTCGATCCTAACAATGTTCTGCAAAGTTGGGATGCAATTGCGGATCCTTGTACTTGGTTTCATGTTACTTGCAACGGTGAGAAAGGAGTAACAAGAGT CGATCTTGGAAATGCAGACCTATCCGGTGTACTGGTTCCACAGCTTGGTCAGCTTTCGAATTTGCAATACTT GGAACTTTATGGTAACATAAGTGGAAGAATTCCTGATGAGTTGGGGAACTTAACAAACTTGATCAGCTTGGATCTTTACCAGAACAAATTGAATGGTTCGATTCCAGACACGTTGAAGAAGCTTCAGAAGCTACAATTCCT AAGACTGAACAACAACACTTTAACAGGATCTATACCTTATTCTCTGACTACAATATTGTCACTGAAACTCCT TGATCTTTCGCACAATCATCTAACCGGTCCAATTCCAGTCAATGGATCCTTCAGCCTTTTTACTCCCATCAG TTTTGACGGTAACGATCTCATCAGTCCTCCAGTTTCTCCACCATCTTTACTTCCACCATCATCTCCACAAG GTGTCAACATTGGAATTGGAGCTATTGCCGGTGGAGTTGCTGGTGGTGTTGTGCTGCTCTTTGCTGGTTCTTTAATTGTGCTTGCTTGGTGGTCAAAAACGAAGAGACGTGATCAATTTTTTAATGTACCAG CTGAAGAAGACACAGAAGTTCATCTAGGGCAACTTAAGCGGTTTCCTCTTCGTGAACTGCAAGTTGCAACAGATAATTTTAGTAACAAAAACATTTTAGGCAGAGGTGGTTTTGGCAAGGTTTACAAAGGTCGCTTGGCTGATGGAACGCTAGTGGCTGTAAAAAGACTCAAAGAGGAACGGACACAAGGAGGGGAATTGCAGTTTCAAACAGAAATTGAGATGATCAGCATGGCTGTTCACCGAAATCTACTTCAGTTGCGAGGCTTTTGTATGACTCCAACTGAGCGCTTGCTTGTTTATCCATATATGTCTAATGGAAGTGTTGCGTCGTGCTTAAGAG AGAGAAGTGAGTCACAGCCTCCAGTGGATTGGCCAACAAGGCAGAGAATCGCCCTTGGATCTGCAAGGGGACTTGCTTATCTGCATGATCACTGTAATCCTAAGATCATTCACCGTGATGTCAAAGCTGCAAATATATTATTAGATGAAGAGTTTGAAGCAGTTGTGGGGGACTTTGGGCTCGCTAAACTCATGGACAACAAGGATACTCATGTTACCACTGCTGTACGTGGAACTATCGGACACATAGCACCCGAGTATCTATCCACAGGGAAGTCTTCAGAAAAGACTGATTGTTTTGGCTACGGGATCATGCTTCTGGAGCTCATTACTGGTCGAAGGGCTTTTGATCTTGCTCGCCTTGCCAATGATGATGACGTGATGTTGCTTGGTTGG GTAAAAGGGCTTCTAATAAACAAGAAGCTGCAATCTTTGGTTGATGCAAATCTGCAGAGTAACTATGTAGCTGAGCAGGTGGAAGAGTTGATTCAGGTAGCATTGCTCTGCACACAAGATTCACCAGACCAACGCCCCAAAATGTCGGAAGTTGTTAAAATGCTTGAAGGTAATGGCTTGGCTGAGAGGTGGGAAAAATGGCAGGAGGAGATGTTCCGTCAAGAGTCCAATAACACACACAATCCATTCACTCCCTGGACCATTGCTGATTCCACTTACAACCTTCGAGCCGATGAATTGTCTGAACCAAGATAA
- the LOC141677313 gene encoding 8-hydroxygeraniol dehydrogenase-like: MAMEYIKRFLQFLKCILQQRGITFRRKRYSAELEAMNEHPMKAFGWASRDQAGILSPFKFSRRATGIKDVTFKVLYCGICHTDLHMVKNEWGSSKYPLVPGHEVVGIVTKVGKKVQKCKVGDKVGVGCMVGSCRTCADCKNNLENYCSKMILTYGSTYLDGSTTYGGYSDIMVVDEHFVIRWPDSLPLDCGAPLLCAGITTYSPLKYFGLNKPGMHIGVVGLGGLGHVAVKFAKAFGAKVTVISTSPSKQKEAIENLGADSFLVSRNGEQMQAAKGTMDGILDTVSAVHPLLPLLELLKNHGKLVLVGVPATPLELPVYPLISGRKIVAGSGIGGLKETQEMIDFAAKHKITAEVEVISMDYVNTAMERLVKGDVKYRFVIDVGNTLKANSSDS; this comes from the coding sequence ATGGCAATGGAATATATCAAACGATTTCTTCAATTTCTTAAATGCATATTGCAACAAAGAGGCATTACTTTCAGAAGAAAAAGGTACAGTGCGGAGCTTGAAGCAATGAATGAACATCCAATGAAGGCATTTGGATGGGCAAGCAGAGATCAAGCTGGTATTCTTTCTCCATTCAAGTTCTCCAGAAGGGCTACGGGCATTAAAGACGTGACTTTCAAGGTCTTGTATTGCGGAATCTGTCATACAGATCTTCATATGGTAAAAAATGAGTGGGGATCATCCAAATATCCTCTTGTTCCTGGTCATGAGGTTGTTGGGATAGTAACAAAAGTTGGTAAAAAGGTTCAGAAATGTAAGGTTGGGGACAAAGTAGGCGTTGGATGTATGGTTGGATCATGTAGAACATGTGCTGATTGTAAGAACAATCTTGAGAATTACTGTTCTAAAATGATTCTCACTTATGGCTCAACATATTTGGATGGATCCACCACTTATGGAGGTTACTCTGATATTATGGTTGTAGACGAGCACTTTGTGATTCGCTGGCCTGACAGTCTGCCTCTTGATTGTGGTGCTCCTCTTTTATGTGCAGGTATCACAACTTACAGCCCTTTGAAATATTTTGGACTTAATAAGCCTGGAATGCATATTGGTGTTGTGGGTTTGGGCGGTTTAGGCCATGTAGCTGTGAAATTTGCAAAGGCTTTTGGCGCCAAAGTGACGGTGATCAGTACCTCGCCCAGCAAACAGAAAGAAGCCATTGAGAATTTGGGTGCTGATTCATTTTTAGTTAGTCGTAACGGGGAACAAATGCAGGCGGCCAAGGGGACAATGGATGGGATTCTTGATACTGTTTCTGCTGTACATCCATTATTGCCATTGCTTGAGCTGTTGAAGAATCATGGGAAGCTTGTATTAGTTGGGGTACCTGCTACACCTCTTGAGTTACCGGTATATCCTCTGATCTCGGGAAGGAAGATAGTGGCTGGGAGTGGTATCGGGGGCTTAAAGGAGACACAGGAAATGATTGACTTTGCAGCAAAGCACAAGATAACTGCTGAAGTTGAGGTTATTTCTATGGATTATGTGAATACAGCAATGGAGCGGCTGGTGAAAGGTGATGTTAAGTATCGTTTTGTCATTGATGTTGGGAACACTTTGAAAGCAAACAGTTCagattcctga
- the LOC141677517 gene encoding mannosyl-oligosaccharide glucosidase GCS1-like, giving the protein MERVITPFPSPKLIDLPMFQGEHKESLYWGTYRPQVYLGVRARVPQSLVAGMMWIIYKEGTYFIRHVCQDSDDLKKYGWTHHNGRDYGHQDLVDQDLTLVVKFLKSKGDYSGYGGDWVVRSDVEMENSKEEGKAHLFFYIADEGENALSLGKGVMGDHNDSVLASGSRSDVGNWELHLNSKDDLEVHYAGFKTPDIYKLSNLVQENVAAHAREHNNLQLTDTSDASPNILVFQMSSKVPFVVDVAFVSGTGSDSSRVKDRVSSLTGTLLTSKLNEKQNELDGKFKRFFGTSEKLEYKSMEVGKAAIGNLIGGIGYFYGQSKISLPTTTNHKLGDDVLLYWPAELYTAVPSRPFFPRGFLWDEGFHQLVIRQWDISICLDIVGHWLDLMNIDGWIPREQILGAEALSKVPAKAVVQHPDNGNPPALFMVLQDLVCSMKKKKFSEVEEKQISSFLERAFVRLDAWFQWFNTTQSGKDESSYYWHGRDNTTIRQLNPQTLTSGFDDYPRASHPNDEERHVDLRCWMFLAADSLHSISDFLKIESVRGKEYKLMSKVFSDFELLNQMHFDNSFGAYFDFGNHTEKVRLSWKLVDGPNNILSRQLIREVLEEPILRFVPHIGYVSLFPFIWKIVPAQSWILEKQLDLISDKAILWSDFGIRSLAKTSSLYMKYNTENDAPYWRGSIWINMNYLILSSLHHYTKENGPYRERAEKIYNNLRDNLVSNIVKNYQQTGYFWEQYDQETGKGKGARVFTGWTSLILLIMAESYGNC; this is encoded by the exons ATGGAGAGAGTTATCACGCCGTTCCCTTCTCCAAAGCTCATAGATCTTCCTATG TTTCAAGGTGAGCACAAGGAGAGTTTGTATTGGGGGACTTATCGACCGCAGGTTTATCTCGGTGTTCGGGCTAG GGTTCCACAATCTCTGGTTGCTGGCATGATGTGGATCATTTATAAGGAGGGGACGTACTTTATACGGCATGTTTGCCAagattctgatgatttaaaaaaatATGGTTGGACACATCATAATGGTCGGGATTATGGACATCAAGATCTGGTTGATCAAGATTTGACCTTGGTAGTAAAATTTTTAAAATCCAAGGGGGACTATAGTGGCTATGGAGGAGACTGGGTTGTTCGAAGTGATGTAGAAATGGAGAA TTCTAAAGAGGAGGGAAAAGCGCACCTTTTTTTTTATATAGCTGATGAAGGAGAAAATGCTCTAAGTTTGGGTAAGGGAGTCATGGGCGATCATAATGATTCTGTTCTGGCATCAGGCTCACGATCAGATGTTGGAAATTGGGAGCTTCACTTAAATTCAAAG GATGATCTAGAAGTTCATTATGCTGGTTTCAAGACGCCTGACATTTATAAGTTATCCAATCTGGTTCAGGAAAATGTTGCAGCCCAC GCAAGAGAACATAATAATCTGCAGCTTACCGACACATCTGATGCTTCTCCAAATATACTAGTTTTTCAG ATGTCCTCGAAGGTTCCATTTGTAGTTGACGTTGCCTTCGTATCTGGAACTGGTTCTGACAGTTCACGAGTCAAAGACCGTGTCAGCAGCCTCACAG GTACACTTTTGACAAGTAAACTTAACGAGAAGCAAAATGAGTTGGATGGCAAATTTAAAAGGTTTTTTGGCACATCTGAAAAG CTTGAGTACAAATCGATGGAAGTGGGTAAAGCTGCGATTGGAAATTTGATAGGGGGTATTGGATACTTTTACGGCCAGTCAAAAATTTCCTTGCCAACTACCACTAAT CATAAGCTTGGTGATGATGTACTCTTATATTGGCCAGCTGAGTTGTATACAGCTGTTCCAAGTCGTCCTTTCTTTCCTAGAGGATTCCTATGGGATGAAGGTTTTCATCAACTAGTGATTCG ACAATGGGATATCTCTATCTGCTTGGATATTGTTGGCCATTGGTTAGATCTCATGAACATTGATGGATGGATTCCACGAGAGCAAATTTTAGGTGCTGAAGCTTTGAG TAAAGTACCAGCAAAAGCTGTAGTTCAGCATCCAGATAATGGAAATCCACCAGCTTTGTTTATGGTTTTGCAAG ATCTAGTTTGCAGCATGAAAAAGAAGAAGTTTAGTGAGGTTGAAGAGAAACAAATCTCATCTTTCTTGGAGAGAGCTTTTGTTCGCCTTGACGCATGGTTTCAGTGGTTTAACACCACACAGTCTG GAAAGGATGAAAGTAGCTACTATTGGCATGGAAGAGATAATACTACCATCCGTCAACTAAACCCACAG ACATTGACCTctggttttgatgattatccacGTGCATCACACCCAAATGATGAGGAACGTCACGTGGATCTTCGATGTTGGATGTTTCTTGCAGCAGATTCCTTGCACTCTATCTCAGATTTTCTTAAAATAGAAAGTGTTCGTGGCAAG GAGTACAAATTAATGTCTAAGGTTTTCTCAGACTTTGAACTTCTTAATCAG ATGCACTTTGACAATTCATTTGGAGCTTATTTCGATTTCGGAAATCACACAGAAAAG GTTCGTTTGTCTTGGAAACTAGTGGATGGACCAAATAATATCTTGAGCAGACAGCTTATTCGAGAAGTTTTAGAGGAGCCAATACTAAGATTTGTTCCTCATATTGGTTATGTTAGCCTTTTTCCATTTATCTGGAAAATTGTTCCTGCG CAATCATGGATCTTAGAGAAACAGCTCGACCTCATCTCAGACAAGGCAATCTTGTGGAGTGACTTTGGAATTCGCTCGCTAGCGAAAACAAG CTCGTTGTACATGAAGTACAATACCGAAAATGATGCGCCTTATTGGAGAGGTTCAATTTGGATAAATATGAACTACTTGATTCTATCCTCACTGCACCACTACACCAAAG AGAATGGACCATACAGGGAGAGGGCCGAGAAGATCTACAATAACTTGAGAGACAATTTAGTAAG TAATATTGTCAAGAACTATCAGCAAACCGGATATTTCTGGGAGCAGTATGATCAAGAAACAGGGAAGGGAAAGGGTGCACGAGTATTTACCGGATGGACATCCCTTATTCTACTAATCATGGCTGAATCCTATGGCAATTGTTAA